From one Nocardioides scoriae genomic stretch:
- the carB gene encoding carbamoyl-phosphate synthase large subunit, with product MPKRTDIQSVLVIGSGPIVIGQACEFDYSGTQACRVLRAEGLRVVLVNSNPATIMTDPEFADATYVEPITAEFVEKVIEKERPDALLATLGGQTALNTAMALDAAGVLDKYGVELIGASIEAINRGENRESFKRIVEELGGEVARSVVCHTLEECFEASRDLGWPMVVRPSFTMGGTGSGMAYDEDDLRRIAGSGLAASPTTEVLLEESIIGWKEYELEVMRDTADNVVIVCSIENLDPMGVHTGDSITVAPAMTLTDREYQHLRDLSIGIIRSVGVDTGGCNIQFAVNPADGRVVVIEMNPRVSRSSALASKATGFPIAKIAAKVAIGYTLDEIPNDITTREDGQSTPAAFEPTLDYVVVKVPRFAFEKFPAADPVLTTHMKSVGEAMAIGRNFTEALQKALRSLEDAKAVFDWSHTTVDLDKDALLTTIATPHDGRLREVMDALRAEATPEEVVAATGIDPWFVDQLALVNEVAQEVIDAPELTPGLLRLAKRHGFSDRQLGRIRDMKEDVVRGVRHALGVRPVYKTVDTCAAEFAARTPYHYSSYDEETEVAPREKRAVIILGSGPNRIGQGIEFDYSCVHASLALHEAGYETVMVNCNPETVSTDYDTSDRLYFEPLTLEDVLEVVHAERAAGPVAGVICQLGGQTPLGLAQGLEDAGVPIVGTPPAAIHLAEERGAFGRVLAEAGLPAPKHGMATTFGEAQQIAATIGFPVLVRPSYVLGGRGMEIVYDDEALRGYIQRATEISPEHPVLVDRFIDDAVEIDVDALYDGTDLYLGGVMEHIEEAGIHSGDSSCALPPITLGQEEIDRIRVATEAIARGVGVRGLLNIQFALGSDVLYVLEANPRASRTVPFVSKATATPLAKAAARVMLGETIAGLRAEGLLPAVGDGGDLPGDAPIAVKEAVMPFNRFRTPDGQSVDTVLGPEMRSTGEVMGFDAHFGTAFAKAQTAAYGSLPLTGRVFVSMANRDKRTMIFPVKRLADLGFDILATTGTAEVLRRHGVSASVVRKHSEGDGADGERTVVGRILDGEIDLIVNTPHGTSVGGGSPRLDGYEIRTAAILGNIPCITTVQGLGAAVQGIEAMRAADIGVRSLQDWARFAAERAAERDA from the coding sequence ATGCCCAAGCGCACCGACATCCAGAGCGTGCTGGTCATCGGGTCCGGCCCGATCGTCATCGGCCAGGCCTGCGAGTTCGACTACTCCGGCACCCAGGCGTGCCGCGTGCTGCGGGCCGAGGGCCTGCGGGTCGTGCTGGTCAACTCCAACCCGGCCACGATCATGACCGATCCGGAGTTCGCCGACGCGACGTACGTCGAGCCCATCACCGCCGAGTTCGTCGAGAAGGTGATCGAGAAGGAGCGCCCCGACGCGCTGCTCGCCACCCTGGGCGGCCAGACCGCGCTCAACACCGCGATGGCGCTCGACGCCGCGGGCGTGCTCGACAAGTACGGCGTGGAGCTCATCGGCGCGAGCATCGAGGCGATCAACCGCGGCGAGAACCGCGAGTCCTTCAAGCGCATCGTCGAGGAGCTCGGGGGAGAGGTGGCCCGCTCGGTGGTCTGCCACACCCTCGAGGAGTGCTTCGAGGCCTCGCGGGACCTCGGCTGGCCGATGGTCGTGCGCCCCAGCTTCACCATGGGCGGCACCGGCTCCGGCATGGCCTACGACGAGGACGACCTGCGCCGCATCGCCGGCTCCGGCCTGGCCGCCAGCCCGACCACCGAGGTGCTCCTCGAGGAGTCGATCATCGGCTGGAAGGAGTACGAGCTCGAGGTGATGCGCGACACCGCCGACAACGTGGTGATCGTGTGCTCCATCGAGAACCTCGACCCGATGGGGGTCCACACCGGCGACTCCATCACCGTCGCGCCGGCGATGACGCTGACCGACCGCGAGTACCAGCACCTGCGCGACCTCTCGATCGGCATCATCCGCTCCGTCGGCGTCGACACCGGCGGCTGCAACATCCAGTTCGCGGTCAACCCCGCCGACGGCCGCGTCGTCGTCATCGAGATGAACCCCCGCGTCTCGCGCTCCAGCGCGCTGGCGTCGAAGGCCACCGGCTTCCCGATCGCCAAGATCGCGGCCAAGGTCGCCATCGGCTACACCCTCGACGAGATCCCCAACGACATCACCACCCGCGAGGACGGCCAGAGCACCCCGGCGGCCTTCGAGCCGACGCTGGACTACGTCGTGGTGAAGGTGCCGCGGTTCGCCTTCGAGAAGTTCCCCGCCGCCGACCCGGTGCTCACCACGCACATGAAGTCCGTGGGCGAGGCCATGGCCATCGGGCGCAACTTCACCGAGGCGCTGCAGAAGGCGCTGCGCTCCCTGGAGGACGCGAAGGCCGTCTTCGACTGGAGCCACACGACCGTCGACCTCGACAAGGACGCGCTGCTCACCACCATCGCCACGCCCCACGACGGCCGGCTGCGCGAGGTGATGGACGCGCTGCGTGCCGAGGCCACCCCCGAGGAGGTCGTCGCCGCCACCGGCATCGACCCGTGGTTCGTCGACCAGCTGGCGCTCGTCAACGAGGTCGCCCAGGAGGTCATCGACGCCCCCGAGCTGACCCCCGGGCTGCTGCGCCTGGCCAAGCGGCACGGGTTCTCCGACCGCCAGCTCGGCCGGATCCGCGACATGAAGGAGGACGTCGTGCGCGGCGTCCGGCACGCGCTCGGTGTCCGCCCGGTCTACAAGACGGTCGACACCTGCGCGGCGGAGTTCGCGGCCCGCACGCCGTACCACTACTCGTCGTACGACGAGGAGACCGAGGTCGCGCCGCGCGAGAAGCGTGCCGTCATCATCCTGGGCTCGGGCCCCAACCGGATCGGCCAGGGCATCGAGTTCGACTACTCGTGCGTCCACGCCAGCCTGGCGCTGCACGAGGCCGGCTACGAGACCGTGATGGTCAACTGCAACCCCGAGACCGTCTCCACCGACTACGACACCTCCGACCGGCTCTACTTCGAGCCGCTCACCCTGGAGGACGTGCTCGAGGTGGTCCACGCCGAGCGCGCCGCCGGCCCGGTCGCCGGCGTCATCTGCCAGCTCGGCGGCCAGACCCCGCTGGGCCTGGCGCAGGGCCTGGAGGACGCCGGCGTGCCGATCGTCGGCACGCCGCCGGCCGCCATCCACCTGGCCGAGGAGCGCGGTGCCTTCGGCCGCGTGCTGGCCGAGGCGGGGCTGCCGGCCCCCAAGCACGGCATGGCGACGACGTTCGGCGAGGCCCAGCAGATCGCGGCCACCATCGGGTTCCCGGTCCTGGTGCGCCCGTCGTACGTCCTGGGCGGGCGCGGCATGGAGATCGTCTACGACGACGAGGCGCTGCGCGGCTACATCCAGCGCGCCACCGAGATCAGCCCCGAGCACCCCGTGCTGGTCGACCGCTTCATCGACGACGCGGTCGAGATCGACGTGGACGCGCTCTACGACGGCACCGACCTCTACCTCGGCGGCGTCATGGAGCACATCGAGGAGGCCGGCATCCACTCCGGCGACTCCAGCTGTGCCCTGCCCCCGATCACGCTGGGCCAGGAGGAGATCGACCGGATCCGGGTCGCCACCGAGGCCATCGCCCGGGGCGTCGGGGTGCGGGGCCTGCTCAACATCCAGTTCGCGCTCGGCTCGGACGTGCTCTACGTCCTCGAGGCCAACCCCCGGGCCAGCCGGACCGTGCCCTTCGTCTCCAAGGCCACCGCCACGCCGCTGGCCAAGGCGGCCGCGCGGGTGATGCTCGGCGAGACCATCGCCGGGCTCCGGGCCGAGGGGCTGCTGCCGGCCGTCGGCGACGGCGGCGACCTGCCGGGCGACGCCCCGATCGCGGTCAAGGAGGCCGTGATGCCCTTCAACCGCTTCCGCACCCCGGACGGCCAGTCCGTCGACACCGTGCTCGGCCCGGAGATGCGCTCCACCGGCGAGGTGATGGGCTTCGACGCCCACTTCGGCACCGCCTTCGCCAAGGCGCAGACGGCCGCCTACGGCTCGCTGCCGCTGACGGGCCGGGTCTTCGTCTCGATGGCCAACCGCGACAAGCGCACCATGATCTTCCCGGTCAAGCGCCTGGCCGACCTCGGCTTCGACATCCTCGCGACGACCGGCACCGCCGAGGTGCTGCGCCGCCACGGGGTCTCGGCCAGCGTGGTGCGCAAGCACAGCGAGGGCGACGGCGCCGACGGCGAGCGGACGGTCGTGGGCCGCATCCTCGACGGCGAGATCGACCTCATCGTCAACACCCCCCACGGCACCTCGGTCGGGGGCGGGTCACCGCGCCTGGACGGCTACGAGATCCGCACCGCCGCCATCCTGGGCA
- the carA gene encoding glutamine-hydrolyzing carbamoyl-phosphate synthase small subunit — MPLHAPTRPIPAILVLEDGRTFRGESYGAAGETFGEAVFSTGMTGYQETLTDPSYHRQVVVMTAPHVGNTGINDDDPESRRIWVSGYVVRDPARVPSSWRSVRSLDDELREQGVVGISGVDTRALTRHLRERGAMRVGISTETTDAESLLARVRGAAEMEGSELAGEVTTSEAYVVPAVGARRFTVAAVDLGIKANTPRMMAERGIEVHVLPATSTLDDVLAVSPDGLFFSNGPGDPAATTSQVALLQGALERELPYFGICFGNQLFGRALGFGTYKLTYGHRGINQPVMDRTTGKVEVTAHNHGFAVDAPLDGPTDTAYGTATVSHVCLNDDVVEGLELRDAAGALRSFSVQYHPEAAAGPHDAAYLFDRFCELMDARRSATTDGKDA, encoded by the coding sequence GTGCCCCTGCATGCCCCCACCCGTCCCATCCCGGCGATCCTCGTCCTGGAGGACGGCCGGACCTTCCGCGGCGAGTCCTACGGGGCCGCCGGCGAGACCTTCGGCGAAGCCGTCTTCTCCACCGGCATGACCGGCTACCAGGAGACGCTGACCGACCCGTCGTACCACCGCCAGGTGGTCGTGATGACCGCGCCGCACGTCGGCAACACCGGCATCAACGACGACGACCCCGAGTCGCGCCGCATCTGGGTCAGCGGCTACGTCGTGCGCGACCCCGCCCGGGTCCCGTCGAGCTGGCGCTCGGTGCGCAGCCTCGACGACGAGCTGCGCGAGCAGGGCGTGGTCGGCATCAGCGGCGTCGACACCCGCGCGCTGACCCGCCACCTGCGCGAGCGCGGCGCGATGCGCGTCGGCATCTCGACCGAGACCACCGACGCCGAGTCGCTGCTCGCCCGCGTCCGGGGCGCGGCCGAGATGGAGGGCAGCGAGCTCGCGGGCGAGGTCACCACGTCCGAGGCGTACGTCGTCCCGGCGGTCGGCGCGCGGCGCTTCACCGTCGCGGCGGTCGACCTCGGCATCAAGGCCAACACCCCGCGGATGATGGCCGAGCGCGGCATCGAGGTGCACGTGCTCCCCGCCACCTCCACCCTCGACGACGTCCTGGCCGTGTCCCCCGACGGCCTGTTCTTCTCCAACGGGCCCGGCGACCCGGCGGCCACCACCTCCCAGGTCGCGCTGCTGCAGGGTGCCCTCGAGCGGGAGCTGCCCTACTTCGGGATCTGCTTCGGCAACCAGCTCTTCGGCCGGGCGCTCGGGTTCGGCACCTACAAGCTGACCTACGGCCACCGCGGCATCAACCAGCCGGTGATGGACCGCACGACCGGCAAGGTCGAGGTCACCGCGCACAACCACGGCTTCGCGGTCGACGCGCCGCTCGACGGGCCGACCGACACGGCGTACGGCACCGCGACGGTGAGCCACGTCTGCCTCAACGACGACGTCGTCGAGGGCCTCGAGCTGCGCGACGCCGCGGGGGCGCTGCGGAGCTTCTCGGTGCAGTACCACCCCGAGGCGGCCGCGGGTCCGCACGACGCCGCCTACCTCTTCGACCGCTTCTGCGAGCTCATGGACGCCCGCCGCAGCGCCACCACCGACGGGAAGGACGCCTGA
- a CDS encoding dihydroorotase, whose translation MSEPLVITGAAVLGGQPRDLFVADGVLVDEAPAGARVLDADGLVALPGLVDLHTHLREPGREDAETVLTGSRAAAVGGFTAVLAMANTSPVTDTAEAAERVLDLGRAAGLVDVQPVGAVTHGLGGQELAELGLMARSRARVRVFSDDGRCVHDPRVMRRALEYVRAFGGVVSQHSQDPDLAGPTACCHEGELSGRLGLPGWPGIAEETIVARDVMLARHTRSRVHVAHVSTAGSVEVLRWAKAQGIDVTAEVTPHHLLLTTDLLGDYDPVYKVNPPLRPDEDVAALRAALADGTIDAVATDHAPHARHDKQHAFADAAFGMLGLETALSVVSEVMVSSGALDWAGVARVMSQAPARIAGLESHGGALEVGRPAHLTLVDPAAVVTVDRDASVSLSRNNPWHDRTLTGAVVHTVFGGRPTVLDGRLV comes from the coding sequence GTGAGCGAGCCGCTCGTCATCACCGGCGCCGCCGTCCTCGGCGGGCAGCCGCGGGACCTCTTCGTCGCCGACGGCGTCCTCGTGGACGAGGCCCCCGCCGGCGCCCGGGTCCTCGACGCCGACGGCCTGGTCGCCCTGCCCGGCCTGGTCGACCTGCACACCCACCTGCGCGAGCCCGGTCGCGAGGACGCCGAGACGGTGCTGACCGGCTCGCGCGCCGCGGCGGTCGGCGGTTTCACCGCCGTGCTCGCCATGGCCAACACCAGCCCGGTCACCGACACCGCCGAGGCCGCCGAGCGGGTGCTCGACCTGGGGCGTGCCGCCGGCCTGGTCGACGTGCAGCCGGTGGGCGCCGTCACCCACGGCCTGGGCGGCCAGGAGCTGGCCGAGCTGGGCCTGATGGCCCGCTCCCGCGCCCGCGTCCGGGTGTTCTCCGACGACGGGCGGTGCGTCCACGACCCGCGGGTGATGCGCCGCGCGCTGGAGTACGTCCGCGCCTTCGGCGGCGTGGTCTCCCAGCACAGCCAGGACCCCGACCTCGCCGGACCGACCGCCTGCTGCCACGAGGGCGAGCTGTCGGGGCGCCTCGGCCTGCCCGGGTGGCCCGGCATCGCCGAGGAGACGATCGTGGCCCGCGACGTCATGCTGGCCCGCCACACCCGCAGCCGCGTCCACGTCGCCCACGTCTCCACCGCCGGCTCGGTCGAGGTGCTGCGCTGGGCCAAGGCGCAGGGCATCGACGTCACCGCCGAGGTGACGCCGCACCACCTGCTGCTCACCACCGACCTGCTCGGCGACTACGACCCCGTCTACAAGGTCAACCCGCCGCTGCGCCCCGACGAGGACGTCGCGGCGCTGCGCGCCGCCCTCGCCGACGGCACCATCGACGCCGTCGCCACCGACCACGCCCCCCACGCCCGGCACGACAAGCAGCACGCCTTCGCCGACGCCGCCTTCGGGATGCTCGGGCTGGAGACGGCGCTGTCGGTCGTCAGCGAGGTGATGGTCTCCTCCGGCGCCCTCGACTGGGCCGGCGTCGCCCGGGTGATGTCGCAGGCGCCGGCGCGGATCGCGGGCCTGGAGTCCCACGGCGGAGCGCTCGAGGTCGGCCGCCCGGCCCACCTGACCCTGGTCGACCCGGCCGCGGTCGTCACCGTCGACCGCGACGCCTCGGTGTCGCTGTCGCGCAACAACCCCTGGCACGACCGCACCCTGACCGGCGCGGTCGTCCACACCGTCTTCGGCGGCCGCCCCACGGTGCTCGACGGCCGCCTGGTCTGA
- a CDS encoding aspartate carbamoyltransferase catalytic subunit → MNKHLLSVDDVSPDDVAELFATATEMHDVQRRSVKKLPALRGRTVVNLFFEDSTRTRSSFEIAGKWLSADVINVSAKGSSVSKGESLRDTVLTVAAMGVDGLVIRHMASGAARQVSQWTDAVVVNAGDGTHEHPTQALLDAYTLTRRLGPLEGRHVAIVGDLTHSRVFRSNVALLTKLGARVTVVAPPTLMPAGVGPWSEAVGFATSYDLDAVLPTADAVMMLRVQRERMSGGFFPTAREYTVGYGLTRDRLGLLREDTPILHPGPMNRGLEIAADAADAASSAVLDQVSAGVAIRMSVLYHLLAGEGSVA, encoded by the coding sequence GTGAACAAGCACCTGCTGTCGGTCGACGACGTCAGCCCCGACGACGTGGCCGAGCTGTTCGCCACGGCCACCGAGATGCACGACGTGCAGCGGCGCTCGGTCAAGAAGCTGCCCGCGCTGCGCGGCCGCACGGTCGTCAACCTGTTCTTCGAGGACTCGACGCGCACCCGCTCGTCGTTCGAGATCGCCGGCAAGTGGCTCTCGGCCGACGTCATCAACGTCTCGGCCAAGGGGTCCAGCGTCAGCAAGGGCGAGAGCCTGCGCGACACCGTGCTCACCGTGGCCGCGATGGGCGTCGACGGGCTGGTGATCCGCCACATGGCCAGCGGCGCCGCCCGCCAGGTGTCGCAGTGGACCGACGCCGTGGTGGTCAACGCCGGCGACGGCACCCACGAGCACCCCACGCAGGCGCTGCTCGACGCCTACACGCTGACCCGGCGGCTGGGACCGCTCGAGGGCCGCCACGTCGCCATCGTCGGCGACCTGACCCACAGCCGGGTCTTCCGCAGCAACGTCGCGCTGCTCACCAAGCTGGGCGCGCGGGTCACCGTGGTCGCGCCGCCGACCCTGATGCCGGCGGGCGTGGGCCCGTGGTCGGAGGCGGTCGGCTTCGCCACGTCGTACGACCTCGACGCGGTGCTGCCCACGGCGGACGCCGTGATGATGCTGCGGGTGCAGCGGGAGCGGATGAGCGGCGGGTTCTTCCCGACCGCGCGGGAGTACACCGTCGGCTACGGCCTCACCCGCGACCGCCTCGGCCTGCTGCGCGAGGACACCCCGATCCTGCACCCGGGCCCGATGAACCGCGGCCTGGAGATCGCCGCCGACGCCGCCGACGCGGCCTCCTCGGCCGTGCTCGACCAGGTCTCCGCCGGCGTCGCGATCCGCATGTCCGTGCTCTACCACCTGCTCGCAGGGGAAGGGAGCGTCGCGTGA
- the pyrR gene encoding bifunctional pyr operon transcriptional regulator/uracil phosphoribosyltransferase PyrR, whose amino-acid sequence MQAAPGGARTVLDARDIARALTRISHELLERNKGSEDLVLLGIPTRGTHLATRLAERIARVEGIEVPTGTLDVTMYRDDLRRQPTRGPQHTQVPPGGIDGKTVVLVDDVLYSGRTVRAALDAMNDLGRPATVRLAVLVDRGHRELPIRADHVGKNLPSARSERVMVRLEESDGYDVVRIAPSPGQVLQPQGGGA is encoded by the coding sequence CTGCAGGCCGCCCCCGGCGGAGCCCGCACCGTCCTCGACGCCCGTGACATCGCCCGGGCGCTGACCCGGATCTCCCACGAGCTGCTGGAGCGCAACAAGGGCTCCGAGGACCTGGTGCTGCTCGGGATCCCGACGCGCGGCACCCACCTGGCCACCCGGCTCGCGGAGCGGATCGCGCGCGTCGAGGGCATCGAGGTGCCGACCGGCACCCTCGACGTCACGATGTACCGCGACGACCTGCGCCGCCAGCCCACCCGCGGCCCCCAGCACACGCAGGTGCCGCCCGGTGGCATCGACGGCAAGACGGTCGTGCTCGTCGACGACGTCCTCTACTCCGGCCGCACCGTCCGCGCCGCGCTGGACGCCATGAACGACCTCGGCCGTCCCGCGACCGTGCGCCTGGCCGTCCTGGTCGACCGCGGCCACCGCGAGCTGCCGATCCGCGCCGACCACGTCGGCAAGAACCTGCCCAGCGCTCGCAGCGAGCGGGTGATGGTGCGGCTCGAGGAGTCCGACGGCTACGACGTCGTGCGGATCGCGCCGAGCCCGGGCCAGGTGCTGCAGCCGCAGGGGGGAGGCGCGTGA
- a CDS encoding cupin domain-containing protein has product MSSSSVVVHRSGEGPGTWAMGSLFEHLVGAGQTDGRLGMSLVTQPPGTATPVHRHTREAEALLVLEGRVDYLAGEELHHLADGDFLYLPLGLPHAFRIRGEAPARLLSLTVPGGLMGLYDEVGVPADALRLPGPGEGRSAPEEIARWNEVGPRYGLEVLGPPLPA; this is encoded by the coding sequence ATGTCGAGCTCGTCCGTGGTCGTGCACCGCTCCGGGGAGGGGCCCGGCACCTGGGCCATGGGGTCGCTGTTCGAGCACCTGGTCGGTGCCGGTCAGACCGACGGCCGGCTGGGGATGTCGCTGGTGACGCAGCCGCCCGGCACGGCCACGCCGGTGCACCGCCACACCCGCGAGGCCGAGGCGCTGCTGGTGCTCGAGGGGCGCGTGGACTACCTCGCCGGGGAGGAGCTGCACCACCTCGCCGACGGGGACTTCCTCTACCTCCCGCTCGGGCTGCCGCACGCGTTCCGCATCCGGGGCGAGGCCCCGGCCCGGCTGCTCTCGCTGACGGTGCCCGGCGGCCTGATGGGGCTCTACGACGAGGTCGGCGTGCCGGCCGACGCGCTGCGCCTGCCCGGCCCCGGCGAGGGGCGCAGCGCACCCGAGGAGATCGCCCGCTGGAACGAGGTGGGGCCGCGCTACGGGCTGGAGGTGCTCGGCCCGCCGCTGCCCGCGTGA